A window of Candidatus Cloacimonadota bacterium contains these coding sequences:
- a CDS encoding patatin-like phospholipase family protein: MANFHPKNILVLGGGGARGLAHIGVLEVFEQEGIKFDAIIGTSMGAIVGGYYSQNGSLNGLIKKAKEYIKNSAFLNSKIKFFAAKEGKNSLNRMINFLKQEYVVSKLVNEKYIVDGEKLNKAISNFIADDDLENFKIFFVPVSVDLNTGKPIGIEKGSAIKAIRASASIPGVFEPVYWDNMELVDGGVVSTIPVHIAMRYRPKTIIAVSVDKKFSKETHKNGIELLQKAEEITNYQLNALNISLADVILRPNVENITWADFSRVDDFVEAGRIEARNKLKTIKKAMRIGNNIFNIKRFFRWSAIHISKEDMYD, from the coding sequence ATGGCTAATTTTCATCCAAAAAATATTCTTGTGCTTGGAGGCGGCGGTGCCAGAGGACTTGCACATATTGGAGTGCTTGAAGTATTTGAACAAGAAGGTATTAAATTTGATGCAATAATCGGAACAAGTATGGGAGCTATTGTTGGAGGCTATTATTCCCAAAATGGTTCACTAAATGGGCTTATAAAAAAAGCAAAAGAGTATATAAAAAATTCTGCTTTCCTTAATTCTAAAATAAAATTTTTTGCCGCCAAAGAAGGCAAAAATTCTCTAAATCGTATGATAAATTTTCTAAAGCAAGAATATGTTGTTTCAAAACTTGTTAACGAAAAGTATATTGTAGATGGAGAAAAACTTAATAAGGCTATCTCAAATTTCATTGCAGATGATGATTTAGAAAATTTTAAAATTTTTTTTGTTCCTGTTTCTGTTGATTTAAACACAGGAAAACCGATAGGCATTGAGAAAGGTTCTGCAATTAAAGCGATTCGGGCAAGTGCATCAATTCCCGGAGTTTTTGAGCCTGTGTATTGGGATAATATGGAGCTTGTAGATGGTGGGGTTGTCAGCACAATCCCAGTTCATATTGCAATGAGATACCGACCTAAAACAATAATTGCCGTTTCTGTTGATAAAAAATTTTCCAAAGAAACTCATAAAAATGGTATTGAATTATTACAAAAGGCAGAAGAAATTACAAATTATCAGTTAAACGCATTAAATATAAGTTTAGCTGATGTTATTCTTAGACCAAATGTGGAAAATATCACATGGGCAGATTTTTCAAGAGTGGATGATTTTGTTGAAGCCGGAAGAATAGAAGCGAGAAATAAATTAAAAACGATAAAGAAAGCTATGAGAATTGGTAATAATATATTCAATATAAAAAGATTTTTTAGATGGAGTGCAATCCATATTTCTAAAGAAGATATGTATGATTAA